Proteins from one Streptomyces sp. NBC_00289 genomic window:
- a CDS encoding acyl carrier protein has product MSGIPTTPQAMEAFLCRNLASYLDIPPAHRIHRDRPLYSQGVDSLTALSLQRRLERDLHIPVPASYLLRENSVSELAAVLADLMRRSTAPQGSGVAAA; this is encoded by the coding sequence GTGTCAGGAATACCCACCACCCCGCAGGCCATGGAGGCGTTCCTCTGCCGCAACCTGGCGTCCTATCTCGACATCCCCCCGGCCCACCGGATCCACCGCGACCGGCCCCTCTACAGCCAGGGAGTCGACTCCCTCACCGCGCTGTCCCTCCAGCGCAGGCTGGAGCGGGACCTGCACATCCCGGTCCCGGCGAGCTATCTGCTGAGGGAGAACTCGGTCAGTGAACTGGCCGCCGTACTGGCCGATCTGATGCGGCGATCGACGGCGCCCCAAGGGAGCGGGGTGGCGGCGGCCTGA
- a CDS encoding NAD-dependent epimerase/dehydratase family protein: MRPERILVAGGTGFVGSHVVPLLRTAAAASPRGPLVRLLTHRRPAPGRDTGEVETVHGDLADPGTLRGVCEDVTTVLHLAARIGGSEADCRAVNHEGTRALLAEARRAGVRRFVQLGTAAVYGDGPHSGEPEGRLPETPVSPTSVTRLAGERLVLAAGGTVVRPYLVYGEGDTWFVPALLRLLRRLPHWVDDGAARLSLISAPALAGVLAELALAPHPPAGPAPRPGRVLHAAHPRPVSARELVTTVCRALDLPLPTGTLSGHEALSHLAATDEHVFRRHLALLTVDRWYATDHLWSLISTPPGPPFTTDFPTHAPWYRHTLLEPHPAP, translated from the coding sequence TTGAGACCTGAACGGATCCTCGTGGCGGGCGGGACCGGCTTCGTCGGCTCCCACGTCGTGCCCCTGCTCCGGACGGCCGCGGCGGCCTCGCCGCGGGGTCCCCTCGTACGGCTGCTCACCCACCGCCGCCCCGCGCCCGGCCGGGACACCGGCGAGGTGGAGACCGTGCACGGCGACCTCGCCGACCCCGGCACACTGCGCGGGGTGTGCGAGGACGTCACCACCGTCCTGCACCTGGCGGCCCGGATCGGCGGCAGCGAGGCGGACTGCCGGGCCGTCAACCACGAGGGCACCCGCGCCCTCCTCGCCGAGGCCCGGCGGGCCGGCGTACGCCGCTTCGTCCAGCTCGGCACGGCCGCCGTCTACGGCGACGGACCGCACAGCGGCGAGCCCGAGGGCCGGCTGCCCGAGACCCCCGTCTCCCCGACCAGCGTCACCCGGCTCGCCGGCGAACGGCTCGTGCTCGCCGCCGGCGGGACGGTGGTACGCCCCTACCTCGTCTACGGCGAGGGCGACACCTGGTTCGTCCCCGCGCTCCTCCGACTGCTCCGCCGGCTGCCGCACTGGGTCGACGACGGCGCCGCCCGGCTGTCCCTGATCTCCGCACCCGCCCTGGCCGGCGTCCTGGCCGAACTCGCCCTCGCCCCGCACCCGCCCGCCGGCCCGGCGCCGCGACCCGGCCGCGTCCTGCACGCCGCCCACCCGCGGCCGGTGTCCGCCCGCGAACTGGTCACCACGGTCTGCCGCGCCCTCGACCTGCCGCTGCCGACCGGCACGTTGAGCGGCCACGAGGCGCTGTCCCACCTCGCGGCGACCGACGAGCACGTCTTCCGCCGCCACCTGGCCCTCCTCACGGTGGACCGCTGGTACGCCACAGACCACCTCTGGTCCCTGATCTCCACACCCCCCGGCCCCCCCTTCACCACAGACTTCCCCACCCACGCCCCCTGGTACCGCCACACCCTCCTGGAACCCCACCCAGCGCCCTGA